In Mercurialis annua linkage group LG5, ddMerAnnu1.2, whole genome shotgun sequence, a single genomic region encodes these proteins:
- the LOC126680757 gene encoding protein ROOT HAIR DEFECTIVE 3: MAKSEESCSTQLIDGDGTFMTSGLEQFIKEVRLGECGLSYAVVSIMGPQSSGKSTLLNHLFGTRFREMDAFKGRSQTTKGIWLAKCAGIEPCTLVMDLEGTDGRERGEDDTAFEKQSALFALAVSDIVLINMWCHDIGREQAANKPLLKTVFQVMMRLFSPRKTTLMFVIRDKTRTPLENLEPVLREDIQKIWDGVPKPQEHKETPLSDFFNVEVVALSSYEEKEEQFKEQVASLRQRFYHSVAPGGLAGDRRGVVPASGFSFSAQQMWKVIKENKDLDLPAHKVMVATVRCEEIANEKYANFSANEEWCQIEEAVQSGPVSGFGKRLSSILNTCFLEYDAEAIYFDEGVRSAKRKQLEGKLLQLVQPAHQSMLGHIRSGTLDKFKEAFDKALAAGEGFSSAAYSCTQSYMATFDEGCTDAIIKQANWDTSKVRDKLRRDIDAHVASVRAAKLSELTSSFEAKLNEALSGPVEALLDGANSATWPAIRNLLQRETESVVTGLSSALAGFDMDEQTKENMLSSLKNYARGVVEGKAKEEAGRVLIRMKDRFSTLFSHDSDSMPRVWTGKEDIRAITKTARSESLKLLSVMVAIRLDDEGDTVESTLSSSLLDSKNSAAVTERSITKADPLASSTWDEIPPSRTLITPVQCKSLWRQFKAETEYSVTQAISAQEANKRSNNWLPPPWAIVALIVLGFNEFMTLLRNPFYLGFIFVVFLLVKALWVQLDVSGEFRNGALPGLISLSAKFLPTVMNLIKKLAEQGQVPAPNDPHRNPTLSANSFRSGSDMSSASSGVTSPENGTEYSSSSKDD; this comes from the exons ATGG CGAAGAGTGAAGAGAGTTGCTCTACGCAGCTGATTGATGGAGATGGTACATTTATGACTTCTGGACTAGAACAATTTATCAAAGAAGTGAGATTGGGGGAATGTGGACTATCATATGCTGTTGTCTCCATCATGGGTCCACAAAGTAGCG GGAAAAGTACTCTGTTAAATCATTTATTTGGTACCAGATTTAGAGAGATGGATGCATTTAAAGGAAG GTCGCAGACCACTAAGGGAATTTGGTTAGCCAAATGTGCTGGCATTGAACCATGTACACTTGTAATGGACTTGGAGGGCACTGATGGAAGAGAACGTGGAGAG GATGATACAGCATTTGAAAAGCAGAGTGCCCTGTTTGCCCTTGCTGTCTCAGATATAGTATTGATTAACAT GTGGTGTCATGATATTGGCCGGGAGCAAGCTGCAAATAAACCTCTTTTGAAGACTGTATTCCAG GTTATGATGCGATTGTTTAGTCCGCGCAAAACAACTTTGATGTTTGTTATACGTGACAAAACTAGG ACACCACTAGAGAATTTAGAACCGGTTCTGAGAGAAGATATTCAGAAG ATATGGGATGGTGTTCCAAAGCCACAAGAACACAAAGAAACGCCtttaagtgatttttttaaT GTTGAAGTTGTTGCACTTTCTAGttatgaagaaaaagaagagcaATTCAAAGAGCAG GTTGCTAGTTTGAGGCAACGATTCTACCATTCTGTTGCCCCTGGCGGGCTTGCTGGAGATCGGAGGGGTGTTGTTCCTGCTTCTGGTTTTTCTTTTAGTGCTCAGCAAATGTGGAAGGTCATTAAGGAGAACAAGGATCTAGACCTTCCCGCCCACAAG GTAATGGTTGCCACAGTACGCTGTGAAGAAATTGCTAACGAAAAGTATGCTAATTTCAGCGCTAATGAG GAGTGGTGCCAAATAGAAGAGGCTGTGCAATCTGGTCCAGTCTCTGGCTTTGGCAAGAGGCTCAGTTCAATTCTAAATACTTGTTTTTTAGA GTATGATGCAGAAGCTATCTATTTTGATGAAGGAGTCAGATCTGCAAAGAGAAAACAGCTTGAAGGAAAATTGTTGCAA CTTGTCCAACCGGCCCACCAGTCCATGTTGGGACATATACGGTCAGGAACTCTCGACAAATTCAAGGAAGCATTTGATAAGGCCTTGGCTGCTGGGGAAGGATTTTCTTCAGCCGCTTATTCATGCACTCAGTCTTACATGGCTACATTTGATGAAGGATGTACAG ATGCTATAATTAAACAAGCAAACTGGGACACTTCTAAAGTGAGGGATAAGCTTCGACGTGATATAGATGCTCATGTGGCTTCTGTCCGTGCTGCTAAGCTGTCCGAACTTACATCATCTTTTGAG GCAAAATTGAACGAGGCATTATCAGGACCTGTTGAAGCTCTTCTTGATGGGGCTAACAGTGCGACTTGGCCAGCAATACGGAACCTTCTGCAGCGCGAGACAGAATCAGTCGTTACTGGTCTCTCCAGCGCACTTGCTGGCTTCGACATGGATGAGCAAACTAAGGAGAACATGCTTAGCAGTTTGAAGAATTATGCAAGAGGTGTAGTTGAAGGAAAAGCAAAGGAAGAAGCTGGACGAGTCTTGATCCGTATGAAGGACAG GTTTTCAACGTTGTTCAGCCATGATTCTGATTCAATGCCACGAGTTTGGACTGGAAAGGAAGATATTCGAGCGATCACTAAAACTGCTCGGTCCGAG TCCTTGAAGTTGTTGTCTGTGATGGTTGCAATTCGTTTGGATGATGAAGGTGATACTGTTGAAAGTACCCTATCATCTTCTTTGTTGGATTCCAAGAACAGTGCTGCTGTTACAGAGAGAAGCATCACCAAGGCTGATCCCCTGGCCTCAAGCACTTGGGATGAG ATTCCCCCATCGAGGACACTGATCACCCCTGTCCAGTGTAAATCTTTGTGGAGACAATTCAAGGCAGAGACAGAGTACAGTGTCACCCAGGCTATATCTGCTCAG GAAGCCAACAAACGCAGTAACAACTGGTTGCCACCACCGTGGGCAATTGTTGCCTTGATCGTGCTGGGATTTAATGAATTTATGACACTACTGAG GAATCCCTTTTATCTGGGTTTCATCTTCGTAGTTTTTCTACTCGTTAAAGCCTTGTGGGTTCAACTAGACGTTTCCGGTGAATTTCGCAATGGCGCT CTTCCCGGGCTAATTTCTTTGTCAGCAAAGTTCCTTCCTACAGTAATGAACCTTATCAAAAAACTGGCCGAACAGGGGCAGGTGCCTGCTCCTAATGATCCTCATAGAAATCCAACACTATCGGCAAACAGTTTCCGCAGTGGCAGTGATATGTCAAGTGCTTCATCTGGAGTAACTTCCCCCGAAAATGGGACCGAATACTCGAGCTCGTCGAAAGATGACTAG
- the LOC126683037 gene encoding WD-40 repeat-containing protein MSI4-like, with protein sequence MRRESREKPKNIQKKNTEEKLKTNPKVEMSKNQKPVDDRYAQWKTLVPVLYDWIANHNLVWPSLSCRWGAELEESTYKHRQRLYLSEQTDGSVPNTLVIANCEVVKPRVAAAEHISQFNEEARSPFVRKYKTIIHPGEVNRIRELPQNNKIVATHTDSPEVLIWDIDAQPNRHAVMGAPESCPDLVLKGHTDDAEFALAMCPTASFVLSGGKDKSVVLWSLEDHNSSLADGLVSSKSSGSGGSKAKHTSKFGGRNDKFTRSPSIQPRGIYHGHEDTVEDVQFCPSSETEFCSVGDDSCLIFWDARTGSSPVVKVVKAHNSDLHCVDWNPHDVNFILTGSADNTIHMFDRRRPTSGGVGSPIHKFAGHTASVLCVQWSPHKSSVFGSSAEDGILNIWDYGKVNKKEDTFGLNLPMAPPGLFFRHAGHRDKVIDFHWNAADPWTIVSVSDDCESTSGGGGTLQIWRMIDFIYRTEEEILTELEDFKS encoded by the exons ATGAGGCGGGAAAGCAGAGAGAAACCGAAGAACATTCAGAAAAAAAACACAGAAGAGAAATTGAAAACCAACCCGAAAGTAGAAATGAGCAAGAACCAGAAACCAGTAGACGACAGGTATGCACAATGGAAGACATTAGTACCGGTTCTCTACGATTGGATTGCTAATCACAACCTCGTGTGGCCGTCACTCTCTTGCCG ATGGGGTGCGGAGCTTGAAGAATCAACTTACAAGCACCGTCAGCGTTTATACCTCTCTGAACAG ACTGATGGAAGTGTTCCAAATACGCTTGTAATTGCGAATTGTGAAGTTGTTAAACCTAGGGTTGCTGCTGCTGAGCATATTTCTCAG TTTAACGAAGAAGCACGCTCTCCCTTTGTAAGGAAGTATAAAACCATCATACATCCGGGCGAG GTGAACAGAATCAGGGAACTGCCACAGAATAATAAGATAGTGGCCACACACACTGATAGTCCTGAA GTCCTCATTTGGGATATTGATGCTCAACCCAATCGCCATGCTGTCATGGGAGCTCCAGAGTCGTGTCCAGATCTG GTATTAAAAGGGCATACAGATGATGCTGAATTTGCTCTTGCCATGTGTCCAACTGCATCTTTTGTGCTATCTGGAg GTAAGGATAAGTCAGTGGTGCTGTGGAGCTTAGAGGATCATAACTCAAGCTTGGCAGATGGCCTAGTTTCGTCAAAATCTTCTGGATCTGGTGGCTCCAAAGCCAAACACACTTCTAAATTTGGTGGCAGAAATGATAAATTTACTAGAAGTCCTTCTATCCAGCCCCGTGGTATCTACCATGGGCATGAGGATACGGTTGAAGATGTTCAATTTTGCCCATCAAG TGAGACGGAGTTTTGTAGTGTGGGTGATGATTCATGCCTTATATTCTGGGATGCAAGAACTGGTTCTAGTCCTGTAGTGAAG GTCGTGAAAGCTCACAATTCTGATCTTCATTGTGTTGATTGGAATCCTCATGATGTAAATTTCATTCTCACAGG GTCCGCTGATAATACTATTCATATGTTTGATCGCCGGAGGCCCACTTCTGGTGGAGTTGGGTCGCCTATTCACAAATTTGCGGGTCACACTGCTTCTGTTCTTTGTGTACAG TGGTCTCCACACAAGTCTTCTGTCTTTGGAAGTTCCGCAGAGGATGGAATCTTAAATATCTGGGATTATGGGAAG GTTAATAAAAAGGAAGATACTTTTGGATTAAACTTGCCAATGGCTCCTCCAGGATTGTTTTTCCGACATGCTGGACATAG GGACAAGGTCATTGACTTCCATTGGAATGCTGCTGATCCATGGACCATTGTCAGTGTCTCTGACGATTGTGAGAGTACTTCAGGCGGTGGTGGTACTTTACAG